Proteins found in one Pseudomonas marvdashtae genomic segment:
- a CDS encoding ABC transporter ATP-binding protein: protein MIRSLVTLLGPAHAARLYRYLAWLVTSAVLQGLAVALLVPILHALFAGDLSTAMAWLAGLAAMAALACIAHYQQAMKGFALALVVLTTLHDRLGQHLASLPLGWFNSEKVGRLSRSATSGTLMVTGLFAHYLGPVVSGVVVPATVALTLFIFDWRLGLTAMLCAPLIYFSHRWSADAIGHNDARVEAAATLAGNRVVEFARYQQVLRAFGRTQEGYAPLQAANLAQKQAGGSMVSQTFPKLLAGGLTVQLAFALLVGVGIALATRGDIDAIQLVALLALAARFVGPLAEAAARSGLLRMAGNDLDQLVGILREPPLPQPQASQPLSDPGSFAFEHVNFAYASGPTVLRDLTFHAPAHSMTAIVGASGSGKTTVTRLLMRFFDVTEGSVKVGGVDVRELSNEALMAQLSLVMQDVYLFDDSLEANIRVGKPDASAQQVAEAASLAGVDEIVARLPQGWLTPVGEGGAALSGGERQRVSLARALLKRAPIVLLDEATAALDPHNEAFVQAAIRSLKQSSTVLVIAHRLPTIMAADQILVLDQGRLVEAGTHPQLLALDGRYAGFWRDRQRAGGWRLNAQAQPC from the coding sequence GTGATCCGCAGTCTTGTCACGTTACTGGGGCCGGCGCATGCCGCACGCCTCTACCGATACCTCGCGTGGCTGGTGACCAGCGCCGTGTTGCAAGGCCTGGCCGTCGCGCTGCTGGTGCCGATCCTTCACGCGTTGTTTGCCGGTGATCTGTCCACGGCGATGGCGTGGCTGGCCGGCCTCGCGGCGATGGCCGCGCTGGCCTGCATCGCCCATTACCAGCAGGCGATGAAGGGCTTTGCACTCGCGCTGGTGGTGCTGACCACCTTGCATGATCGCCTCGGGCAACATCTGGCCAGCCTGCCCCTGGGCTGGTTCAACTCGGAGAAAGTCGGGCGCCTGTCGCGCAGCGCCACCAGCGGCACGCTGATGGTTACCGGCTTGTTTGCGCATTACCTGGGACCGGTGGTGTCCGGGGTGGTGGTGCCGGCCACGGTCGCGCTGACCTTGTTCATCTTCGACTGGCGCCTGGGCCTGACCGCCATGCTGTGCGCACCGCTGATCTATTTCAGCCATCGATGGTCAGCCGATGCCATCGGCCACAACGATGCCCGGGTCGAAGCCGCCGCAACCCTCGCCGGTAATCGCGTGGTGGAGTTCGCCCGCTACCAGCAAGTGCTGCGGGCCTTTGGCCGCACCCAAGAGGGATACGCGCCGTTGCAGGCGGCCAATCTGGCGCAGAAACAGGCCGGCGGCTCGATGGTGTCCCAGACTTTTCCGAAATTGCTGGCCGGCGGCCTGACCGTGCAATTGGCCTTCGCCCTGCTGGTGGGCGTGGGCATCGCCCTGGCGACCCGAGGCGACATCGACGCGATTCAACTGGTCGCCCTGCTCGCCTTGGCGGCACGGTTTGTCGGGCCATTGGCCGAGGCGGCGGCACGCAGCGGGCTGTTGCGCATGGCCGGCAACGACCTGGACCAACTGGTCGGCATCCTGCGCGAGCCGCCATTGCCGCAGCCCCAAGCCAGTCAGCCGTTGAGCGACCCCGGCAGCTTTGCCTTCGAACACGTCAACTTCGCCTACGCCAGTGGCCCGACGGTGCTGCGCGACCTGACATTCCACGCACCGGCTCATTCGATGACGGCAATTGTCGGCGCCTCGGGCTCGGGAAAGACCACCGTCACGCGCCTGCTCATGCGGTTTTTCGATGTGACCGAAGGCAGCGTCAAGGTCGGCGGCGTCGATGTGCGCGAACTGTCCAACGAGGCCTTGATGGCGCAACTGTCGCTGGTGATGCAGGACGTCTACCTGTTCGACGACAGCCTCGAAGCCAATATCCGCGTCGGCAAGCCGGACGCCAGTGCGCAGCAGGTGGCTGAGGCCGCGAGCCTCGCCGGCGTCGATGAAATTGTCGCGCGCCTGCCCCAGGGCTGGCTCACTCCGGTGGGCGAAGGCGGCGCGGCGCTGTCCGGTGGCGAACGCCAGCGGGTGTCCCTGGCTCGGGCGTTGCTCAAACGCGCGCCGATCGTGCTGTTGGATGAAGCCACTGCCGCACTGGATCCGCACAACGAAGCCTTTGTACAAGCGGCGATTCGTAGCTTGAAGCAAAGTTCGACGGTGCTGGTCATTGCCCATCGCCTGCCGACCATCATGGCCGCCGACCAGATTCTGGTGCTGGACCAGGGCCGCCTCGTGGAAGCCGGCACTCACCCGCAACTGCTGGCCCTCGACGGACGTTACGCCGGGTTCTGGCGTGATCGCCAGCGCGCCGGTGGCTGGCGCCTGAATGCGCAGGCCCAGCCATGCTGA
- a CDS encoding saccharopine dehydrogenase NADP-binding domain-containing protein, translated as MLIGVLGASGDVGLASARALLSLGVNALRLGGRDPRNGARCLASLQQQWPDARLQMSVVDFNDAAALAGFAHGCEVLLNCAGPSWRLADRAARAALQTDAHYVDAAGEMTLEPHQWRNRCAVLGAGLQPGLTGLLPRWLAEQAFTQVLGLTSYFGLRDHFTAVAADDFLQGAVNGTNEPLAAWRNGRCSRALRRSQDVLLPCFPGQVHLLPYLNQEGESLAWDLRLEVGQWFNVITDGHVLKALDLAHSLPRAEAVRRLCEASRLDLSGQAPFVTLLLQLDGLWEGQARIRSLVLSGAGNAALTGAMAAATVVSVANGEIAAGCHYAAQALPPAASLERLQRTSAIRALNLLHGPLDHLHSVEEGCL; from the coding sequence ATGCTGATCGGGGTGCTGGGTGCCAGTGGCGATGTCGGTCTGGCCAGCGCTCGGGCGCTGTTGAGCCTGGGCGTGAACGCGCTGCGCCTGGGCGGGCGTGACCCACGCAACGGTGCCCGCTGCCTGGCATCGCTCCAGCAGCAATGGCCCGACGCGCGCCTGCAAATGAGCGTAGTGGACTTCAATGATGCCGCTGCCCTGGCCGGGTTCGCCCATGGCTGCGAGGTGCTGCTCAACTGCGCCGGACCCTCCTGGCGATTGGCCGACCGTGCTGCACGGGCGGCGCTGCAAACCGATGCGCATTACGTGGATGCGGCCGGCGAGATGACACTTGAGCCACACCAGTGGCGCAACCGTTGCGCCGTCCTCGGTGCCGGCCTGCAACCGGGGCTTACCGGCTTGCTGCCCCGTTGGCTGGCCGAGCAGGCCTTCACCCAGGTCCTCGGACTGACCAGCTATTTCGGCCTGCGTGACCACTTCACGGCCGTGGCCGCCGATGACTTCCTGCAAGGCGCGGTGAATGGCACCAACGAACCCTTGGCGGCCTGGCGCAACGGCCGGTGCAGCCGAGCGCTACGCCGCAGCCAAGACGTGCTGCTGCCGTGTTTCCCCGGCCAGGTTCACCTGCTGCCCTATTTGAACCAGGAAGGTGAAAGCCTGGCCTGGGACCTGCGCCTGGAGGTCGGCCAATGGTTCAACGTGATCACCGACGGCCATGTGCTCAAGGCGCTGGACCTGGCCCACAGCCTGCCGCGCGCCGAAGCGGTGCGGCGGTTGTGCGAGGCCAGCCGGCTGGACCTCAGCGGCCAGGCCCCCTTTGTCACGTTGCTGCTGCAACTCGACGGGCTGTGGGAGGGCCAGGCGCGCATCCGCAGCCTGGTGCTCAGCGGCGCGGGCAATGCGGCGCTGACCGGGGCAATGGCCGCGGCCACGGTGGTCAGCGTGGCGAACGGGGAAATCGCCGCCGGCTGTCATTACGCCGCCCAGGCGTTGCCACCCGCCGCCAGCCTTGAACGCCTGCAACGCACCTCGGCGATCCGGGCGCTGAACCTGCTGCATGGCCCGCTCGATCACCTGCACAGCGTCGAAGAAGGTTGCCTATGA